The following proteins are co-located in the Camelina sativa cultivar DH55 chromosome 12, Cs, whole genome shotgun sequence genome:
- the LOC104733413 gene encoding uncharacterized protein LOC104733413 — protein MDSNELETNAIIVHDEATATATGSVPPEEGGEGPIEEDEPDDEDPRERDAFDIEKAVLEFVDEPSIVHDEYPDSSSDEDDEARRVRKRNNIRKVDGTLYYHQTFFNAIAFKEAVLGHALKTGCNIAQYRYDKTKIGFRCAGDGCIWRIYCAITKKCRRWRVNKYIDKHTCNPNGDCEMLKVLVISRLFLDQIREEPEYFMPMKIEQTIKAKWKITVSRPQCQAARNKALRWIEKEYDEQFARLQDYAAEIRESNQDSTVEVVTVTNDAGEEVFNSFYVCFDVLKRTWKDSCRPLIGLDGTFIKGKVKGQLLVALGRDSDNAIYPIAWGCVQVENIVNWLWFVRKMKADLGLMDGDGYIIISDRQKGLIRAVELELPKAEHRMCVRHIYSNLKKSHGKDKEMKKYVWDIAWSYNEKDFEANMIKLQNYSEIVWRDVVKSKPRTWCRAFYKQGNFCEDVENNSVESFNNSILKARDKAFVPMLETIRRLAMVRIAKRSAESHDHNGRCTPYVSKFLAKEIEKASECQIRRSTNDSYEATLSGVSHRVSLTERTCTCQKWQICGIPCEHAYGVMIDRKFEVEDYVCFWFRTPMWRRNYTEGLVPQRGPAYWPSTNLPNVHRPPSPPQPGRKKGKESKKDKKRKKGPNESPSKKSSKKLKRIMHCGMCGEAGHNSRFHSKKKSTKQTFEPQIAQGTQGTQVEPWMHF, from the exons ATGGATTCGAATGAGCTGGAGACGAATGCGATAATTGTTCATGACGAGGCTACTGCTACTGCTACTGGGTCTGTTCCGCcagaggaaggaggagaaggtCCGATCGAAGAGGATGAACCCGATGATGAAGATCCAAGAGAGCGAGACGCCTTTGACATCGAGAAAGCTGTATTGGAGTTTGTAGACGAACCATCGATTGTTCATGATGAGTATCCGGACAGttcaagtgatgaagatgatgaagctcGTCGGGTGAGAAAGCGGAACAACATCAGAAAAGTCGATGGGACTTTGTACTATCACCAGACATTCTTCAACGCCATTGCATTTAAGGAAGCTGTACTCGGCCATGCTCTGAAGACTGGATGCAACATCGCACAGTACAGGTATGATAAAACCAAGATTGGATTTAGATGTGCTGGCGATGGATGTATTTGGCGCATATATTGTGCAATCACGAAGAAATGTAGGAGGTGGAGGGTGAATAAGTACATTGATAAGCATACATGTAATCCAAATGGAGATTGTGAGATGTTGAAGGTTCTTGTTATCTCTAGGTTGTTTCTAGATCAAATCAGAGAAGAACCTGAGTATTTCATGCCAATGAAGATAGAACAAACCATTAAAGCAAAATGGAAGATCACTGTATCTAGGCCTCAATGTCAAGCTGCAAGGAATAAAGCTTTGAGATGGATTGAGAAAGAGTATGATGAGCAGTTTGCAAGGCTCCAAGATTATGCGGCTGAGATACGAGAATCAAACCAAGATTCAACTGTTGAAGTTGTCACTGTGACTAACGATGCAGGAGAAGAGGTATTTAACAGTTTCTATGTCTGCTTTGATGTGCTCAAGAGAACATGGAAAGATTCTTGTAGGCCACTAATAGGTTTAGATGGAACCTTTATAAAAGGTAAAGTTAAAGGTCAGTTGCTGGTTGCTTTAGGTAGAGATTCAGATAATGCTATATACCCAATAGCATGGGGGTGTGTACAAGTAGAAAACATAGTAAATTGGTTGTGGTTTGTGAGGAAGATGAAGGCTGATTTGGGACTAATGGATGGTGATGGTTATATCATAATCTCTGATCGCCAAAAG gGACTCATCCGAGCTGTTGAGTTAGAGCTACCAAAAGCTGAGCATAGAATGTGTGTCCGACACATTTATAGCAACTTGAAGAAAAGTCATGGGAAAGataaagagatgaagaagtatGTCTGGGATATTGCATGGAGCTACAATGAGAAGGATTTTGAAGCAAACATGATCAAGCTTCAAAACTACAGTGAGATTGTCTGGCGTGATGTGGTAAAGTCGAAACCAAGAACTTGGTGCAGGGCGTTCTACAAGCAAGGGAACTTCTGTGAAGATGTTGAGAATAACTCAGTCGAGTCATTCAACAACTCCATTTTGAAAGCCAGGGACAAAGCATTTGTGCCAATGCTTGAGACCATAAGGAGACTTGCGATGGTCAGGATTGCCAAGAGATCTGCTGAATCTCATGATCACAATGGGAGATGCACGCCATATGTGTCTAAGTTCCTTgccaaagaaattgaaaaagctTCTGAATGCCAGATAAGAAGGAGCACAAACGACAGTTACGAAGCTACACTTAGTGGAGTTTCTCATCGGGTAAGCTTGACTGAGAGGACTTGCACTTGTCAGAAATGGCAAATCTGTGGCATTCCTTGTGAGCATGCTTATGGAGTCATGATTGATAGGAAGTTTGAGGTTGAAGACTATGTGTGTTTCTGGTTTCGGACACCTATGTGGAGGAGGAACTACACAGAAGGCCTTGTTCCACAAAGAGGACCTGCTTATTGGCCATCTACCAACCTCCCTAATGTGCATAGACCACCATCACCACCGCAGCCTGGGAGGAAGAAAGGAAAGGAAAGTAAGAAGgacaaaaagaggaagaaaggacCAAATGAGTCTCCTTCGAAAAAATCATctaaaaagttgaaaaggaTAATGCATTGTGGTATGTGTGGTGAAGCTGGTCACAATTCTAGGTTTCactcgaagaagaagtctacTAAACAG ACATTTGAACCACAGATTGCTCAAGGCACTCAAGGCACTCAAGTGGAACCATGGATGCATTTTTAG